One window of Nymphaea colorata isolate Beijing-Zhang1983 chromosome 11, ASM883128v2, whole genome shotgun sequence genomic DNA carries:
- the LOC116263930 gene encoding cysteine-rich receptor-like protein kinase 10 isoform X1 → MRKVTERIPFLFLIFLSVLVYPSLCYYLDSSCYGTANYTTNSTFQRNLNQVFLNLTTNAPLTGFYAATAGEGTDQAAYGLVLCRGDDPDYVCRSCSSDAASQIVSRCPGVRAAVIWLDGCLLRYEDSNFIGTIATSLRFSMPQSGNNSNPGLFGRQLGQLMANLSSSVTGSASNLRFATGEIVFQGSQKIYGMAQCTRDITMSNCTSCLANVVTEIPTCCSGRNGGIVYTVNCGVRYEVFPFTLQPGTTASPNGDRTTNGSSAAPNGTSSSSSSLRRSIIITLSILVPSAFLLVGAAYLLLWKRKAGSHNETKGDGEIEDIESLIFSLGSIKSATNNFSEANKLGEGGFGPVYKGILPGGKEVAVKRLARSSGQGITESKNEVHLVAKLQHRNLVRLLGCCLEGSEQLLVYEFVQNQSLDKILFDPLKRVQLDWTTRVKIIYGIARGLLYLHEDSRLKIIHRDLKASNVLLDTEMNPKISDFGTAKLVTIDQTHWDTSMIAGTYGYMAPEYAMRGQFSVKSDVFSFGVLLLEILSGQKNNFSHESLFSQDLLCYTWRLWRESKTIELMDQTLGESYEANEASRFIQIGLLCVQEDAVHRPTMSSVVVMLSSSSMPLPTPFPPALLMDKSTSETETVTSVSVPGKGEPNGSQPSSADGTTCSRLDAHKS, encoded by the exons ATGAGAAAGGTGACAGAACGCATCCCCTTTCTCTTCctcatctttctttctgtcCTCGTCTACCCAAGCCTGTGCTACTACCTGGACAGCTCGTGCTATGGCACGGCCAACTACACCACCAACAGCACCTTCCAGAGAAACCTCAACCAAGTCTTCCTCAACCTCACCACCAACGCGCCGCTCACCGGCTTCTATGCTGCCACGGCCGGCGAGGGCACCGACCAGGCCGCCTACGGCCTCGTCCTCTGTCGCGGCGACGACCCTGACTACGTCTGCCGCAGCTGCTCCTCAGATGCAGCTTCTCAGATCGTGTCTCGCTGCCCCGGCGTGAGAGCCGCGGTCATATGGCTTGATGGGTGCCTGCTCCGCTACGAAGACTCCAATTTCATAGGCACCATCGCCACGAGTCTCAGGTTCAGCATGCCGCAGTCCGGCAACAACTCGAACCCGGGGTTGTTCGGCCGGCAGCTGGGCCAGCTCATGGCCAACCTCTCTTCGTCGGTGACCGGCAGCGCGTCCAATTTGAGGTTCGCGACCGGAGAGATCGTATTCCAGGGCTCGCAGAAGATATACGGGATGGCGCAGTGCACGAGGGACATCACCATGTCTAACTGTACCAGCTGCTTGGCGAACGTGGTGACGGAGATACCAACCTGCTGCAGCGGCCGCAACGGGGGAATCGTCTACACGGTGAACTGCGGAGTGAGGTATGAGGTGTTCCCCTTCACCTTGCAGCCCGGAACTACGGCGTCCCCAAATGGGGATCGGACCACCAATGGCTCCTCTGCTGCCCCCAATGGAACCA GTTCAAGCAGTAGCAGTTTAAGAAGAAGCATTATCATCACTCTCTCCATTTTGGTCCCTTCAGCATTTTTGCTTGTTGGAGCTGCGTATCTACTGCTATGGAAGAGAAAAGCGGGATCTCACAACGAAACGAAAG GAGATGGGGAAATAGAAGACATAGAATCATTGATTTTCAGCTTGGGGAGCATAAAATCTGCTACCAACAACTTCTCCGAGGCAAATAAGCTTGGGGAGGGCGGATTCGGTCCCGTCTACAAG GGGATACTGCCAGGAGGAAAAGAGGTAGCAGTGAAAAGGCTTGCAAGAAGCTCAGGCCAAGGAATCACGGAGTCCAAGAATGAGGTCCATCTGGTAGCCAAGCTTCAGCACAGGAACCTTGTCAGGCTTCTCGGTTGCTGCTTGGAAGGATCAGAACAGTTGCTTGTTTATGAGTTTGTGCAGAACCAAAGCCTCGACAAGATTTtatttg ATCCACTTAAACGTGTGCAGCTTGATTGGACAACGAGAGTCAAAATCATCTACGGCATAGCAAGAGGACTCCTATATCTTCATGAAGATTCCCGTCTAAAGATAATTCATAGGGATCTGAAAGCCAGCAACGTCCTGTTAGATACCGAAATGAACCCTAAGATCTCAGACTTTGGAACAGCAAAGCTTGTCACCATAGATCAGACACATTGGGACACGAGCATGATTGCTGGCACTTA TGGTTATATGGCACCTGAGTATGCAATGCGAGGTCAGTTCTCTGTCAAATCCGATGTTTTCAGCTTTGGGGTTTTATTGTTGGAGATACTTAGTGGTCAGAAGAATAATTTCTCACACGAATCATTGTTTTCCCAAGACCTTCTTTGCTAT ACCTGGAGGCTGTGGAGAGAGAGTAAAACAATAGAATTGATGGACCAAACACTCGGTGAGTCATATGAAGCCAATGAAGCAtcaaggttcattcaaattggGTTGCTCTGTGTTCAAGAAGATGCAGTTCACAGGCCAACTATGTCTTCTGTTGTTGTCATGCTTAGTAGCAGTTCCATGCCTCTTCCAACTCCTTTTCCTCCTGCACTTCTCATGGATAAGAGTACAAGTGAGACAGAAACAGTTACAAGTGTGTCAGTTCCTGGTAAAGGTGAACCAAATGGATCACAGCCTTCATCCGCTGATGGCACAACGTGTTCAAGGTTAGATGCCCATAAAAGTTAA
- the LOC116263930 gene encoding cysteine-rich receptor-like protein kinase 44 isoform X2: MLKKFVSTFYLQKGVLFSLRGSSSSSLRRSIIITLSILVPSAFLLVGAAYLLLWKRKAGSHNETKGDGEIEDIESLIFSLGSIKSATNNFSEANKLGEGGFGPVYKGILPGGKEVAVKRLARSSGQGITESKNEVHLVAKLQHRNLVRLLGCCLEGSEQLLVYEFVQNQSLDKILFDPLKRVQLDWTTRVKIIYGIARGLLYLHEDSRLKIIHRDLKASNVLLDTEMNPKISDFGTAKLVTIDQTHWDTSMIAGTYGYMAPEYAMRGQFSVKSDVFSFGVLLLEILSGQKNNFSHESLFSQDLLCYTWRLWRESKTIELMDQTLGESYEANEASRFIQIGLLCVQEDAVHRPTMSSVVVMLSSSSMPLPTPFPPALLMDKSTSETETVTSVSVPGKGEPNGSQPSSADGTTCSRLDAHKS, from the exons ATGCTGAAAAAGTTCGTGTCAACATTTTACTTGCAGAAAggagttttgttttctttaagaG GTTCAAGCAGTAGCAGTTTAAGAAGAAGCATTATCATCACTCTCTCCATTTTGGTCCCTTCAGCATTTTTGCTTGTTGGAGCTGCGTATCTACTGCTATGGAAGAGAAAAGCGGGATCTCACAACGAAACGAAAG GAGATGGGGAAATAGAAGACATAGAATCATTGATTTTCAGCTTGGGGAGCATAAAATCTGCTACCAACAACTTCTCCGAGGCAAATAAGCTTGGGGAGGGCGGATTCGGTCCCGTCTACAAG GGGATACTGCCAGGAGGAAAAGAGGTAGCAGTGAAAAGGCTTGCAAGAAGCTCAGGCCAAGGAATCACGGAGTCCAAGAATGAGGTCCATCTGGTAGCCAAGCTTCAGCACAGGAACCTTGTCAGGCTTCTCGGTTGCTGCTTGGAAGGATCAGAACAGTTGCTTGTTTATGAGTTTGTGCAGAACCAAAGCCTCGACAAGATTTtatttg ATCCACTTAAACGTGTGCAGCTTGATTGGACAACGAGAGTCAAAATCATCTACGGCATAGCAAGAGGACTCCTATATCTTCATGAAGATTCCCGTCTAAAGATAATTCATAGGGATCTGAAAGCCAGCAACGTCCTGTTAGATACCGAAATGAACCCTAAGATCTCAGACTTTGGAACAGCAAAGCTTGTCACCATAGATCAGACACATTGGGACACGAGCATGATTGCTGGCACTTA TGGTTATATGGCACCTGAGTATGCAATGCGAGGTCAGTTCTCTGTCAAATCCGATGTTTTCAGCTTTGGGGTTTTATTGTTGGAGATACTTAGTGGTCAGAAGAATAATTTCTCACACGAATCATTGTTTTCCCAAGACCTTCTTTGCTAT ACCTGGAGGCTGTGGAGAGAGAGTAAAACAATAGAATTGATGGACCAAACACTCGGTGAGTCATATGAAGCCAATGAAGCAtcaaggttcattcaaattggGTTGCTCTGTGTTCAAGAAGATGCAGTTCACAGGCCAACTATGTCTTCTGTTGTTGTCATGCTTAGTAGCAGTTCCATGCCTCTTCCAACTCCTTTTCCTCCTGCACTTCTCATGGATAAGAGTACAAGTGAGACAGAAACAGTTACAAGTGTGTCAGTTCCTGGTAAAGGTGAACCAAATGGATCACAGCCTTCATCCGCTGATGGCACAACGTGTTCAAGGTTAGATGCCCATAAAAGTTAA
- the LOC116263648 gene encoding cysteine-rich receptor-like protein kinase 10, whose product MRALAQFSHINIPLPFLPVSTSRLSSKLCLPQQIFCLVGIMESTACTLLILLVLLLRLRYVHMAENPFPFCFGETYAPNSTFARNLQSVLVSLAANSSLTGYYNATTGKSPDQVYGWVQCRGDIDGEVCQICAADATSQIAKSCSNRKAALISFHLCIMYYYGNNFSIPNWIKTFAIPSAGAIPNPQQFKPLLSSFFQRLAALAIVNPSGRFFWGDKFRYKDNVTIYGTVECARFLSPDTCKSCLQEVIDKMIQNYSDTQGAAVYNNAVCYIRYDAFPFFTPLLPTIALSSANYISSNCSAVAPTNLTGTAYHRNLKALFVSVIENGPLTGFFSQTVGQSPDQVYGEVMCRGDIPGDLCWNCTAQASAKILQLCPNSKTAIIWLDYCQLRYSDVSLQGVVDVSDKACQSDPENAPSPSNFDKTLSDLINHLASNVTQGSSGGLMFATGTASISKSQRNLYAFVQCNRDISADQCGWCLQNAASDIAGCSKGKQGARIFKGSCRLSYGLQNFLLSQPMIVLPGEPNHKPWWVFLVISVIGLVLLAAACALCLLRVRKRRLDKQNYNIEADDNDGNATEKDADFDLPQITLKAIQDATNNFSEANKLGEGGFGPVYKGKLPDGLEVAVKRLATASGQGLREFRNEVQLIAKLQHTNLVRLIGCCLEKGEKLLVYEYMPNKSLDYFLKDPEHSVLLNWERRFNIIMGIARGILYLHQDSRLNVVHRDLKAGNVLLDGQMNPKISDFGMARIFTGVHGQATTSVVVGTYGYMAPEYALDGMFSTKSDVYSFGILLLEIIGGQLNSKFQLSHPDQNLISHAWRLWSEGNVCEFVDPILRSTSSTNEIERCMHIGLLCIQEDAATRPAMSTVVLMLGNNSLALPVPKAPAYSQLISSAAQSSPLLSSDLPIASSMPR is encoded by the exons ATGCGGGCGCTTGCTCAGTTCTCTCATATCAACAttcctctccctttccttcccgTCTCGACTTCCCGATTGTCATCAAAACTGTGTCTTCCACAACAAATTTTCTGCTTGGTTGGGATCATGGAGAGCACGGCCTGCACGCTACTCATTCTCCTTGTTCTTCTCCTTCGGTTGAGGTATGTTCACATGGCGGAGAATCCCTTCCCCTTTTGCTTTGGCGAAACCTACGCACCCAACAGCACCTTCGCTCGCAACCTGCAAAGCGTGCTGGTCTCCCTAGCTGCGAACTCTTCCCTCACCGGCTACTACAACGCCACGACCGGCAAGAGCCCAGATCAAGTCTATGGCTGGGTTCAATGCCGAGGGGACATCGACGGTGAAGTTTGCCAGATTTGTGCAGCCGACGCTACCTCACAGATTGCGAAATCCTGCTCCAATAGAAAGGCAGCTCTCATTTCCTTCCACCTCTGCATCATGTACTATTACGGTAACAATTTCTCCATACCCAATTGGATCAAGACTTTCGCTATCCCGAGCGCCGGCGCCATCCCCAACCCCCAACAATTCAAGCCGCTGCTGTCGTCTTTCTTTCAGAGGCTCGCCGCTTTGGCCATCGTCAATCCTTCGGGCCGGTTCTTCTGGGGCGACAAGTTCAG ATACAAGGATAACGTGACTATCTACGGAACAGTGGAGTGCGCTCGGTTCTTGTCACCAGACACCTGCAAATCGTGTTTACAGGAAGTCATTGACAAGATGATCCAGAATTACTCGGATACTCAAGGCGCTGCCGTTTACAACAACGCGGTCTGCTACATAAGATATGATGCCTTCCCTTTCTTCACTCCTCTGTTACCGACCATCGCGCTCAGCAGCGCCAATTACATCTCCAGCAACTGCTCAGCGGTAGCACCTACCAATCTAACCGGCACCGCCTACCACAGGAACTTGAAGGCTCTGTTCGTTTCTGTTATAGAGAATGGGCCTCTCACTGGCTTCTTCAGCCAGACCGTCGGCCAGAGCCCCGACCAAGTTTACGGGGAAGTGATGTGCCGAGGGGACATCCCTGGCGACCTCTGTTGGAATTGCACGGCGCAGGCTTCGGCCAAGATCCTTCAGCTCTGCCCCAACAGTAAGACGGCAATCATATGGTTGGATTACTGCCAGTTGCGCTACTCGGATGTGAGCTTGCAAGGAGTTGTGGATGTTAGTGACAAGGCCTGCCAGTCGGACCCTGAGAACGCACCAAGCCCCTCAAATTTCGACAAGACTTTGAGCGATCTCATCAACCATTTGGCCTCCAACGTGACTCAGGGCTCTTCTGGTGGGCTCATGTTTGCTACGGGAACCGCTTCTATTTCCAAATCACAGAGGAATTTATATGCATTCGTTCAGTGCAATAGAGATATCTCTGCAGACCAGTGTGGATGGTGCCTACAGAATGCTGCCTCCGATATTGCAGGATGCTCCAAGGGGAAGCAAGGTGCTCGCATCTTCAAGGGGAGCTGCCGCCTGTCTTATGGGCTACAGAACTTCCTTCTTAGCCAGCCAATGATCGTGTTACCCG GGGAGCCAAATCATAAGCCTTGGTGGGTATTTCTGGTCATCAGTGTGATAGGTTTAGTGCTCTTAGCAGCAGCTTGCGCATTGTGCCTGCTTCGGGTCAGAAAGCGACGTCTAG ACAAGCAAAACTATAATATTGAAGCTGATGATAATGATGGAAACGCAACTGAGAAGGACGCAGATTTTGATTTACCACAAATCACCCTAAAGGCGATACAAGATGCTACCAACAATTTTTCGGAGGCAAATAAGCTGGGAGAAGGTGGATTTGGTCCTGTATACAAG GGAAAGCTTCCCGATGGGCTGGAAGTAGCTGTAAAGAGGTTGGCTACAGCCTCTGGGCAAGGTCTAAGAGAATTCAGGAATGAAGTTCAGCTGATAGCCAAACTTCAACACACAAACTTGGTGAGGCTCATAGGCTGCTGCttggagaaaggagaaaagctGCTTGTTTATGAATACATGCCTAATAAAAGCCTTGATTACTTCCTTAAAG ATCCAGAACACAGTGTATTGTTGAATTGGGAAAGGAGGTTCAATATAATAATGGGAATTGCAAGGGGGATCCTTTATCTTCATCAGGATTCTCGGCTCAACGTCGTCCATCGGGATCTCAAAGCTGGGAACGTATTGTTGGATGGGCAGATGAATCCTAAGATTTCTGACTTTGGAATGGCGAGGATCTTCACTGGAGTGCACGGCCAAGCAACTACCAGCGTCGTTGTTGGGACATA TGGGTATATGGCACCAGAATATGCGTTGGATGGGATGTTCTCAACCAAGTCCGACGTCTACAGCTTTGGTATTCTGTTATTGGAGATCATTGGTGGCCAActgaattcaaaatttcaactttcTCACCCAGACCAGAATTTGATTTCACat GCCTGGAGGTTGTGGAGTGAAGGAAATGTCTGTGAGTTTGTTGACCCAATCCTCAGAAGCACAAGCTCAACAAATGAAATTGAAAGATGTATGCACATAGGCTTGCTCTGCATCCAAGAAGATGCTGCAACCAGGCCAGCCATGTCAACCGTGGTTCTCATGCTTGGAAACAATTCCTTAGCTCTTCCCGTACCTAAAGCACCCGCTTATTCACAGTTAATTAGTAGCGCTGCACAATCAAGCCCATTGCTTTCTTCCGATCTTCCGATTGCTTCTTCTATGCCAAGGTAA